Genomic window (Rhodothermales bacterium):
CCCGTCCGCTCTACGATGCCTGGCAGGCATTCAACGTGGACCGGGAGCGCTGATTCAGATCCCCGACGCAATCAGCAGTTCGATGTCGCGATGGGGCATGCCGAACATGGTCGCCAGGCTTTTTTTCGTGAGGTGGCGACGGTAGACGTAGGCGCCGTTGCGCAGGGCGACGTCTGTCCAGAGGGCCTCATTGATGGAGCCCGCATCGCCGATTTTTATGAGATACGGCACGAGCACGTTGGTCAGTGCATAGGTGGCCGTCCGGGCCGCGTTCGACGGCATGTTGGGAACGGCGTAGTGGATGACGCCGTGCTTCACGCGCGTGGGCTCGGAGTGCGTGGTGGGTTCGCTGGTTTCAATGCATCCGCCCTGGTCAATGACCGCATCCACAATGACGCTGCCATCCCGCATGGCCGCAACCATGTCTTCGGTCACGACGATGGGGGCGCGGTGTCCGGCGGCCATCATGGCGCCGATGACGACGTCGGCCGTCAACAGGGCCTGGCGCACGTATTGCTCCGTCGCCATGGCGGTCGTGACACCGCGCCCCAGATAATGTTCGAGGGCTCGCAGGGCGCCCAGATCGTTGTCCAGCACGATGACGTGCGCACCGAAGCCCTGTGCCGTGCGGGCCGCCCATTCGCCGACGACGCCGGCTCCCAGGATGACGACGTTCGACGGAGGCACCCCGGAAATGCCCCCCAGCATGATGCCGCGGCCGCCTTCGCTGCTTTCCAGGTAGCGTGCGGCCACCTGGACGGACATGGAGCCCATGATTTCGTGCATCATGCGGACAATGGGCAGCGTGCCGTCCGTATCCCGGATGAACTCGAACCCGATGCCCGTAACGCCCAGTTCCATGAGGCGCTTCACAAACTGGGGATTGGCCGCACCCAGATGCAGGGCTGAAATAAGGATCTGCTTCTCCTGCAGGAAATCGATTTCCTCGTCGCAGGGCGGCCCGACCTTCACGATGAGTTGACTCTTGGCGTAGAGGTCGGCCGGATCGGCGACGATGTCAGCGCCCACGTCCGCGTACTGCGCGTCGGGAAAGTTCGCGCCTTCCCCGGCCCCCTTGCCAAGCAGGACCCGATGTCCGTCGGCGACGAGCGCCTGGACACCGGCCGGTGAAATGGCCACCCGCCGCTCCTCGTTCGACACTTCACGGGGAACGCCAATCAGGAGGGCATTCTCGTGGGTGCCGACTTTCTGTCGTTTTTCCTTGGTCAGGATCCCGTGTTCGAGACCGAGACCCTGGAGGGCGGGGATTTCCATGGACGTCGTGGGGAAGGGAACTGGTTAATATAAAGAGGTTACGACCACGCTGCAATCAGGATGCCGCCCGCGACGGCAACATTCAGGGATTCCACGCCGCGTCCTGAAGTGCGACCATGACCCGTTTCCGGTTCGCTCTGGCGGCCGCCCATGGGTATGGAAACCGATCCGTGGGAAAGGGCGCGGACCGCCGCGCTCACACCGTGGGCTTCGCTGCCCAGCACGAGGACCGATCGCTCCGGAGCCGCCCAGGAACGAACGGGCGTCCCGTCCATGTCGGCCACGAACACGGGCATGCCCAGCCCGCGCAGGGTTTCTGCCAGATCATCGACCACCAACAAGGGCACATCCCATACCCCGCCCATGGTGGCACGCAGGGTCTTGGGGCTCCAGAAATCCGCCGTTCCCGGCCCGGCCACAACGGCATCGACCCCGAACCACGCCGCCGTCCGGACGAGCGTACCGACATTGCCGGGATCCTGGACGCTATCCAGGACCAGGATCCGGCGGGCATCGGCCAGGCCATCCAATCCGAACACAGGAATGCCGACCACCGCCAGGACGCCGGGGGACGTGGTGGTCTCCGTGAGCTTCATGAGCGTGCGTTCGTCGGTGCGCGTTATGGGGACGGGAGCTCGGCGCATCAGTCGGGCCGGGACCTCGACCGACTCGGCGACAAGAATGTCGCGAATGTCGGCGCCGGCATCGATTGCCGCATCAACCGAACGAAAACCCTCGAGAATGCACTCTCCGGTCTCGTCCCGGTGCTTTTTCCGGGACAGGCGGGCGATTTCCTTTCGACGACGCTCAGTCAACTGCATTGGATTAACGGGGATTTCCCAATCGGGATCATACGGGGCGCAGTACTTTTGCGCCCACCTTCATTTCATACGTACTGCCATGTCGTCCAAAGACGTCTACAAGCGCTCCGTGTATCGCGAACCCGCTCCCATCCTCGACGAGGACAATCCTTTTGAGGCCATGGTCGAGCGGTTCGACATCGCCGCCAAGATCCTGGAGCTCGATCCGGGGTTCTACGAATACCTGGTTACGCCGGCCAAAATCCATATTACGGCCATTCCGGTTGTCATGGACGACGGGCGGATAAACATGTACCAGGGGTACCGCGTCATCCACAGCGAGATCCTCGGCCCATCGAAGGGCGGCATCCGGTACGCGCCCGATGTGCACCTGGAAGAGGTCAAGGCCCTGGCGGCCTGGATGACCTGGAAGTGCGCGGTCGTGAACGTACCGTTCGGCGGCGCCAAGGGCGGCGTGGTCTGCAATCCGCGCGAAATGAGCCCGGGCGAGCTGGAGCGGATGACCCGCCGCTACACCGCGAACATGATGGACGTTTTCGGCCCGGACCGGGACATCCCGGCGCCGGACATGAACACGAATGAGCAGATCATGGCGTGGATTTTGGATACGTACTCCATGCATTCCCGGCGCACCGAGAATGCCGTCGTGACGGGCAAGCCCATCATGCTCGGCGGCAGTGCAGGACGGCGCGAGGCGACCGGCCGCGGCGTCATGACCGTCACGCTGGCGGCCATGGAGCGGCTGAACCTGCGTCCGTCCGAGAGCTCGGTTGCGGTGCAGGGTTTC
Coding sequences:
- a CDS encoding Glu/Leu/Phe/Val dehydrogenase; amino-acid sequence: MSSKDVYKRSVYREPAPILDEDNPFEAMVERFDIAAKILELDPGFYEYLVTPAKIHITAIPVVMDDGRINMYQGYRVIHSEILGPSKGGIRYAPDVHLEEVKALAAWMTWKCAVVNVPFGGAKGGVVCNPREMSPGELERMTRRYTANMMDVFGPDRDIPAPDMNTNEQIMAWILDTYSMHSRRTENAVVTGKPIMLGGSAGRREATGRGVMTVTLAAMERLNLRPSESSVAVQGFGNVGSVAADLLSKQGCKVVAVSDVSGGYYNPNGLDIPAMIAYSAGKGNSLEGFPGAEPISNEELLTLDVDVLAPCAKEDQITSKNAHLIKAKIISEGANGPTTPKADKLLADQGVLVIPDILANAGGVTVSYFEWVQDRQGYFWTEDRVNRRLDRMMHAAFDSVYETALEKDVTLRIGAYVRAIHKVAVALKLRGIYA
- a CDS encoding alanine dehydrogenase; translation: MEIPALQGLGLEHGILTKEKRQKVGTHENALLIGVPREVSNEERRVAISPAGVQALVADGHRVLLGKGAGEGANFPDAQYADVGADIVADPADLYAKSQLIVKVGPPCDEEIDFLQEKQILISALHLGAANPQFVKRLMELGVTGIGFEFIRDTDGTLPIVRMMHEIMGSMSVQVAARYLESSEGGRGIMLGGISGVPPSNVVILGAGVVGEWAARTAQGFGAHVIVLDNDLGALRALEHYLGRGVTTAMATEQYVRQALLTADVVIGAMMAAGHRAPIVVTEDMVAAMRDGSVIVDAVIDQGGCIETSEPTTHSEPTRVKHGVIHYAVPNMPSNAARTATYALTNVLVPYLIKIGDAGSINEALWTDVALRNGAYVYRRHLTKKSLATMFGMPHRDIELLIASGI
- a CDS encoding RNA methyltransferase → MQLTERRRKEIARLSRKKHRDETGECILEGFRSVDAAIDAGADIRDILVAESVEVPARLMRRAPVPITRTDERTLMKLTETTTSPGVLAVVGIPVFGLDGLADARRILVLDSVQDPGNVGTLVRTAAWFGVDAVVAGPGTADFWSPKTLRATMGGVWDVPLLVVDDLAETLRGLGMPVFVADMDGTPVRSWAAPERSVLVLGSEAHGVSAAVRALSHGSVSIPMGGRQSEPETGHGRTSGRGVESLNVAVAGGILIAAWS